The Cohaesibacter gelatinilyticus genome contains the following window.
AAGGTGCAGTGCTGGACTGGGGTGCGCTTCTGATCATCGACCGGGACCTCAGCTCACCCAAAAATGCTGGCACGGGCTATATCCTGTTCTCAATTGCCATGCTCATCGGGCGATTGACCGGTGACCGGTTGATCGCAAAAGCCGGAGAGTTTGCAACCCTTGTATGCGGCGGCCTCATTGCAATGACAGGGCTCGGTGTAATCTTGCTCTCTTCAAATTTGATCGTCGCCCTATCCGGATTTGTATTGATCGGACTGGGCGCAGCCAATCTGGTACCCATCCTCTTCAGTGCAGCAGGTCGCCAGAACCTGATGCCGCCGGGCATTGCCATAGCAGCCGTTACAACGACAGGTTACGCAGGCCTGCTGATGGGTCCTGCAATCATTGGTTTCCTGTCTGATATCCTGTCACTCAGCATCGCATTCTGGTTGTTGGCGCTTCTGACCATGATTGTCCCCCTTTCAGCCCGTTGGGTCGTCTCCCAAAAAAACCGCGACTGACTATCCTCGATTTGGCATGATTGATGTATGGGGAGACTGAGAACCAGTTGTTGCAAGCATTCGGAAATCACAAATGGCGACGTGCCCAATTCGGCATGTCGTCATTTTGGTTCTGATGATACCATCATCATAGGGACCCGATCACTTTCACGAATCAGCGTGCAAATATTGGTTGCGTCTTTCATTTTTTCGCGCAAATATGTAATCAACAACTAGCTAGAACAGGACAGAATATGAAAAAAGCTCCCACTGCAATCGATCACCATATTGGTTCTCGCATCAAATTTCGCCGTGTCATGCTGGGCATGACGCAGGAACAATTGGGCGATGCTTTGGGCACTTCCTTTCAGCAAGTTCAGAAATATGAAAAAGGCATCAACCGGATTGGCGCCAGCAGATTGCACAATCTGGCCAATTGTCTGGATGTTCCCATCACCTTTTTCTTTGAAGGCAGACCGAGTGACCAAGCCAACGATATGGACCGTTCAGCCAGCCAATTGGCAGAGATGATGAAGTCCAAGGATTGCATCGAGTTGGCCATGGCCTATCTGGCCATCCAAGACAAGGACGTACGAAAGAAAATATTGGCACTGGTTCGATCGGTAGAAAATTTCACACCCTGATCATCTCATCGGATTGCTGACGCAATCAAAGGCGGGACCCACGGAATGAAGTATTATTTGACGGTTTTTGGAGATTGCCATCTCGCGCAATCGGACCATAATATGCTTCGCATTCCCGCCCAGGCAGCTGTGATGCTCGCCTATCTCTATGGCTGTGAGCGCCCGGTTTCACGGCAAGAGCTGGCCAAGTTGCTTTGGCCACAGGTGACCCAGTCTGCGGCCTTGACCAATCTGCGTTCCATGATGCGCCGTTTTGCCGCTCAGATGCCAACCAAGACCATCAATTTCCTGACCATTGATGATCGCTATTTGCAAATAACCCGTGGCAAACTGGATTGCGATCTCGATCTGCTTGATCAGCCAGGCTCCATGCAACGCCTGTCTGATCTGAACGAGGCCCTGCACAAAGGTTTCCTGCCTTCCCTTGGTACAGGTGGTTCTGATCTGGACAAATGGGTCCGCACTTATCAGGCTGGCCTGTTCGATATTCTGCGCAACGACTTTCTCAAGATCTGCGGGTCAGAGGGTTTTTGGGAAAACAGACAACAACTCAAACATGTTGCCGCCTTTCTGTTGGATCAGGACCCACGTGATGAAGAAGTCAGAAACCATCTGGCAAAACTGACCAGACCTTCGGCCTCACCCGCATCAACAACAAACAAGATCCATAGTTTCATAGAGCTGCCCAAAAGGCCTGTCCCAGCTGCAGCCAATGGTCAATCCAGCCCGGACACAAGCACGCAGACCAACCCGGAACCAGACAACGCTCAAACACCGCCACCCCGTATTGCACTCCTCCCTCCCGGTGGTCTGGGCGAAGAGGCACAACAGTCAAACATTGCAACCGCCTTGATCGAAGACATCACGATCAGCCTGTGCGGCGAACGTGAGATTTCCGTCGTTGCTCCCTATACCTCGCAAAAGATAGCAACCTCGGACGACAAGGCTGGCCTGCTTGAAAAACACAAGGTCGCATTTGCGCTCGACACAAGAAAGACCAATGATGAGTTGTTTGCCCAACTCGTTTTCATGCCATCAGATGAGACCATATGGGCACATCGTTTCCAGTTGGATGCAGGCAACTCGGCAGACCAGCGCAGCCTGATCCAAGACGCCATTCAAGCATCCATCGCCAAACAGATCACGATGCATTCGCCCTATCTGAACGAGTTCAATTCCAATCCGGATGCCTATTACTCTTACCTGCATGGCTTGCAAAATCTCTCCGGCATGACGCTTCCCGCCCTGCGCCGGGCCCGAAAACACTTCAAGGATGCCTTGAAGTATCAACCGCGCTTCGCTCCCGCACTGGCTGGCATTGCCAGAACACTCAGCATGGAATGGGTAGTAACTGCGCGCGGCGACAACAATCTGCTTGAAGAAGCCGAACGACTGGCTCGTTTGGCCATCGAACAAGACCAAGCCTCTGCCGGGGCCTTCAAGGAACTGGGTGTCAGCCAGCTCTATATGGGCAAGATTGACGACAGCCTTGGATCCTTGCATCAGGCCGAAAATCTCAGCCCGCACTATGCCGATGTCCTATGCAGTTATGCAGACAGTCTGACCCACGGAGGAACCCCCGCCCTAGCCATCGAGAAAATCAATTCCGCCATCTCATTCAACCCCCTTGCACCTGATACTTATCATTGGACCGCAGCAGGGGCGAGTTACTTCATTGGCGAATACCAGCAAGCACTTGATCATATTAAAAAAATGAAAGATTCCAGCTCAGCATTCCGATTGGCTGCTGCCTGCTGGGGGATGCTTGGCCAGACCACAAAGGCACGGTCATGCAGACAACGCGTTTTAAAGGATAATCCGGATTTCGATTTGGAATCCTGGCTTGCCATGATCCCCATAAAGGAGAAATGGCAGATTGAGCATTATAGAGAAGGCCTTTTGAAGGCTGGTTTTTAAAAAGGAGTAAGCAATGGCAAATGTAATTGTTTTAGGACTTTCTGGTCAGGATAAGCTCTGGGTTGCGGATTTGGAAGCAGGAACAATCCTTCCCATGGATGAAGAAAGCGGTGTAATTTCCGCCGCGGAACTGAGAAAGAACAGTCAACCAATGGGTCATGGTGTGGACTTTGCTGTCTCCCTTTCTTCCGCTGATGACAGTGCAAGCGGTTTGTTTGAACGTTCTGAAAATGTAACAGAAGCTGCAGGTGGCCTGTTCGAACGCTCGGAAGGTGTAACAGAAGCCGCAGGCGGTCTGTTTGAACGCTCTGAGAGTATAACCAATGCTGCGGGCGGCTTGTTCGAACGCTCGGAAGGTGTGACAGAAGCCGCAAGCGGTCTATTTGAACGCTCTGAGAGTATAACCAACGCAGCCGGTGGCTTGTTCGAGCGTTCAGAAAGCATGGCCAATACCCCAGGAGGCCTTTGCGAAAACTGAGATTTCAAATGACCAGTTTAGAACCGTCCAGATTTCGTATCTGTACACCGGGTGAGACCTTTTCCAGGGTCTCACCCTATTTCTCTCGCCTTGGCATCACACGCGTCGCCGCACAAACCGGTCTCGACCGCGTGGGCATTCCTGTCTGGTGTGCCTATACCCCCAACGCCAAAGCCATTGTCATTGCCCAAGGCAAGGGTATGGACGACGATAGCGCCCGCACCTCCGCCACCATGGAAGCCGTGGAGAGGGTGATTGCCACACAGCCCGACTGTGAGTTGCACACCAGCTCCTATGCCACATTGCAGGAAACGGGAAAAGTTGCCCACAAGATGACAATCCTGTTGTCTTCAGGGGGCCAACCTATCGCAGATGACGAACAAATAGACTGGACCCGTGCCAGGCGTCTGATAGATCACAGCGATATATGGGTACCCTATGATGCGGTCTGCTTTGATCGCACCAGACCAAACCCCCGTTTTTGGCTTTCGACCGACGGTCTGGCCTCTGGTAACACGCTCAATGAAGCAATCATGCACGGCCTGCTGGAGCGGGTGGAACGCGATGCTTTGGCACTCTGGGCGATTGACATGCCACAGCGACGCTTTCAGAACCGCATTCAACTGACCAGCCTTGCCGATGACACTATCCAGACCATGCTGAGAAGGATCGATCAAGCAGGCCTGGAAATCGCCCTTTTCAATATCACCTCTGATCTGGGGGTGCCTTGCATATCAGCCCTGATGCGCCCAAAGGAAGCCACCAACCGCAAGCCACGCCATGTAGATGTAACCCTTGGAGCCGGTTGCTCCCCTTTCCCGCTGGTGGCCGCAGCCCGTGCCATATCCGAGGCCGTGCAATCGCGCATGACCTTCATCGCAGGCGCGCGCGATGACCTGATGCCGGAAACATTCTCCCGTCCGGTAGACCCGTCATTGCTGCGCGCCTTCACCGGGCCAGAAGCCGTCTGTATCAAACAATTGGACGAACTCCCCGGCAAAACCACAGAACTGGCGCTGGACGCTCTGTTAAAGCGTCTCCAGACCCATGGCATAAGCGAACTCTTCGCCGTGGACCTGACACCAGACTGGCTGCCCGTCAGTGTCGCGAAGGTCATGGCACCACAATTGGAAAGCCCGGATGGTGACCGCCGTCAGAGGGTGGGACAGCGCGCCCTGTTGAGGAGACTGCAGTGAAAGTTGTGTTTGTGGGGCCCAGCTTGCCCGATGCAAGCGATCATATCCCGGATGATATCATATCTCGTGCCCCCGCAATGCAGGGCGACATCATGCAGGCTGTAAGCGAGGGAGCCAAACTGATTGGCCTTATCGATGGACAGTTCGAATTCGTCGCTCCGGTCTGGCACAAGGAAATTCTCTTTGCCCTTTCCAAAGGCGTCACCGTGCTGGGTTCCGCCAGCATGGGCGCCTTACGTGCAGCAGAATGCGCCACTTTCGGCATGACTGGAATTGGCAAAATCTATGAAGAATATGCAAGTGGCCTGCGTTGGGATGATGCCGATGTTGCTCTGCTCTACGGACCGCCCGAACTGAACTACCCTCCAATATCACTTCCCATGGTCAATGTGGATGCAACGCTGAAGAAAGCAACGGATCTGGCATTGATATCAAAAGATCAGCAAACTGCAATATCCCTCGCTGCACGGGAAGTTTTCTTCAAGGACCGCACATGGAAAAAGATCGCTGAAGTCGCAAAGCTTGAACGATCAATCATGGATGAAATCGTCAAATACGCATATGTGGATCAGAAGCGTGCAGACGCTTTGACTTTGCTGAAAGCGATGCAAACAGAGCGGAAATACCCGCAAAATGAGGCTGGCTGGACCTTCAACGCAACGCCTATTTGGCGAGCCATGTATTCATAAGGCCTTATTCAACCTATCGAATTTAGAATGGACCAAAGAACTCCTTTAAGATGTGCAACGCTTATGCAACGCGCAGCGCTCCATATTTTGTGGCATTCTTACAAAATGAAAACTAGCAAGTGGGAGTTCATATGGAAGCAACAAGCCCAAATACCACGTTCGAACGCGAACGCATGGAAGAATTCTTCGCTGTCATCAATATGATTGGTTATGCAAAAGGTATCGCCAAGGATCTGGGTGTACCAGATGCCGCATCTGACCTGGAAGCCGCCAGTCTGAAACTTGCAGAAGAGTTGCAATCAGAAATCTACGGTGAATATTCAACCGACGACATTACGAAATTCGCAAACGCCATTAGCGGAACTTGCTAAAACCCGTTTTGCGGATATTTGAAGCCTTTCTCCCATAAGGACAGCTTCAAACCAAGAGATGGCGCACAGGCCACCATGTCCCCACAGGCCTGTGCCCAGCTTTTCAGCACCAAATCATACCAACCAATTCTTTTGGTAGGAGACGGTCGATATCGTCTCCTACCTCTATCACCAAATTTTTCCTTTCTTTTCCAATCACTTGTTTACAGAAACCTGATCACGCCCATCTTGAACAGGCATCGGATTGCCACCTGATCAGAGCGCTCCCAATTGACAAACAACATCAGAAATTGAAGTTCGATGTTGCGAGCCCGCAATAGAGCTGCGTATCATTCCGGACAGACTTTGATTTCCATAGAAGACCAGGCAATGGCTCAGCTCAAAATCGAACAGATCAAGGCATTTCTCGCGGTTGTTCGTGCCGGTGGCATCAACCGCGCTGCCCATATGCTGAACCTGACGCAGCCGGCAGTCACCTCCCGGATCAAGAGTCTGGAAGACACGCTGGCGGTTCAATTGTTCGAACGCACCGGATCGGGCGTCAGATTGACCAAACAGGGCGATCTGTTGGTTGGTTATGCCGAGCAATTCCAGCAGCTCTCCGAACTGGTCGAAGAAAATGTCATGAATACCGAAGGCGTTGAAGGTCATTTACGCCTTGGAATATCGGAAACCATTGCCCAGAGTTGGTTGCCGGAATTCGTGACCGAGTTCCATCACACCTTCCCCAAGGTCAAGATCGAGATCAGTGTCGATATTTCCGCCGTTCTGCGCGATGGCTTGCTACAAAGGGAAATCGATCTGGCCATCCTGTTGGGTCCGATCTCCGAATATACCGTCGAAAATGTGGAATTGCCGGAAGTGGATCTCGCATGGTATCGCGCAATGCCTGCCCCGGATGGCAGCGACATGCCAGTCGATTTTGCCACCACTCCGGTCATATCCTATGCCAAGAACACACGCCCGTTTCGAGAATTGAAAGCTGAGCTTTTCAAGCGTGTCGGACCACAGGTCTCGCTCTTTCCGTCCTCTTCTCTGTCCGCCTGTTTTCGGTTGGTCGAAGTGGGCCTTGGCGTGGCCGCCCTGCCCCGCTCCATCGGCCAGCGCTATGTGACGGACGAAAGGATCCGCGAATTCGATCCCGGCTGGTGTCCCGAACCCCTGAAATTTTCCGCGTCTTTCCTTGGAGAACCCAAAAGCCATCTGCTTGAGATTGCCGCAAAATTGGCCCTGGATATCTCACAAGACCATATATAAAAAAATTTTATATATAACCACAATTTCTTTCAATTTGATTTTATATATCCGCCATCCGATCCTCTTCCCCACGAGAGGAGACAGACGTGCAAGACATATACGAAGACATTTTAAGGCTTGCCGCTGGCAAGATACGCCAACGCATTCGGGCAGGCGACTATGCTTCACACACAGCAGGTCTGGGCAAAGGCAAACTGCAAGCCAATATCGCTGTAATGCCGGAGCGCTACGCGCTTGATTTCATGCGTTTTTGCCAACGCAATCCCAAACCCTGCCCGTTGGTCGGTGTCTCGGATTCCGGCAATCCCAATATGTTCACCTTGGGACAAGACGTTGACATCCGCACGGATGTACCATCCTATTTCCTCTATGAACATGGCACCTTTTCAAGGGAAATCCACGATATCACGACACTCTGGCAAAGCGATTTCGTCGCTTTTGCCCTTGGCTGTTCCTTCACATTCGAACATGCTCTCATGCGCGCCGGATTTTCGCTCTGGCATATCGAGAATGACAAGACCGTACCAATGTTTCGCTCAAACATTGAGACGGTAGCAGCTGGCCCGTTCAGCGGCCCCATGGTGGTCAGCATGCGCGCGATCAATAAAAGCCGCATCCAAGAGGTGATCGCGATAAGTCGCAAATTCCCTCTGGCTCACGGTGCGCCCGTTCATTGGGGTGATCCTTCCGAGATAGGCATCAAGAATATTGATACCCCCGATTGGGGAGACGCCAGCCCGGTCACCGATGATCAAGTACCGGTTTTCTGGGCCTGTGGTGTGACGCCGCAAGTGGCAATAGAGCAGGCCCGGCTTCCGATCTGCATCACGCACAAACCCGGATACATGCTGATCACCGATGTCGATGACGATGCAGAAATTCCCGTCATCGCACACAGCAATTCCTGAACAGACTCTCATCAAGGAGAAGAACATGAAAAAAACAATCCCCTTTCTGGCAGCCACCGCTTTGCTGGCAGCGCCCGCTCTTGCTCAAGATCTATCAGTTGTTGGCAGTTGGTCCAGCCTGCCGTTGCACAAGCAATTCGAAGCACCTTTCTGGTCGGAAAAATTGCCCGAAGCCTCAAGTGGCAAGATCAATGTGTCTCTTACCACCCATAACCAGATGAATCTGGGCGTCGGCGATGTCTTCCGCCTACTCGGCGATGGTGTCTATGATGTAGGCATGACCGTAGCCGACTATGCTGTTGCCGATGCACCCGAACTGGAAGGCCTGGATGTGCCACTGCTGGCCCTCTCCGCCGATGAAGCCCGCGCCATGATTGACGCCGCCCGCCCCATGGTGAGCGACATCTACAAAGACCGCTTCAACAGCCATGTTCTGGCCATCGCCCCTTATCCACCTCAGGTGGTTTTCTGCAATGCCCCAGTCAGCAAACTGGATGATCTGAAAGGCCTGAAAATCCGCGCCTCTGGCCGCATGACAGCCAAGTTCCTTGACGCTCTCGGCGCTGAAGGCGTCAATGTCAGCTTCTCGGAAGTGCCAGGTGCCTTGCAAAAAGGTGTGGTCGATTGCGCTGTAACGGGCGCCGGATCTGGCTATAATGCCGGTTGGTGGGAAGTTTCCACCCATCTGATGCCCATTCCGCTCGGCGGTTGGGATCCGGTGGTTACCGCCATCAACATGGACAAATGGAACGGTCTGAAACCCGAAACGCAAGAGCTGATACAG
Protein-coding sequences here:
- a CDS encoding putative hydro-lyase, which translates into the protein MQDIYEDILRLAAGKIRQRIRAGDYASHTAGLGKGKLQANIAVMPERYALDFMRFCQRNPKPCPLVGVSDSGNPNMFTLGQDVDIRTDVPSYFLYEHGTFSREIHDITTLWQSDFVAFALGCSFTFEHALMRAGFSLWHIENDKTVPMFRSNIETVAAGPFSGPMVVSMRAINKSRIQEVIAISRKFPLAHGAPVHWGDPSEIGIKNIDTPDWGDASPVTDDQVPVFWACGVTPQVAIEQARLPICITHKPGYMLITDVDDDAEIPVIAHSNS
- a CDS encoding TRAP transporter substrate-binding protein, with amino-acid sequence MKKTIPFLAATALLAAPALAQDLSVVGSWSSLPLHKQFEAPFWSEKLPEASSGKINVSLTTHNQMNLGVGDVFRLLGDGVYDVGMTVADYAVADAPELEGLDVPLLALSADEARAMIDAARPMVSDIYKDRFNSHVLAIAPYPPQVVFCNAPVSKLDDLKGLKIRASGRMTAKFLDALGAEGVNVSFSEVPGALQKGVVDCAVTGAGSGYNAGWWEVSTHLMPIPLGGWDPVVTAINMDKWNGLKPETQELIQSQIKTQFEEPAWAVAQDALVNDIACLTGNGKCPAGEAHSMKLVEVSQKDFDKAREILVSEVLPEWAKRAGKTWADRWNMSVGKTVGVKVAAQ
- a CDS encoding helix-turn-helix domain-containing protein, which codes for MKKAPTAIDHHIGSRIKFRRVMLGMTQEQLGDALGTSFQQVQKYEKGINRIGASRLHNLANCLDVPITFFFEGRPSDQANDMDRSASQLAEMMKSKDCIELAMAYLAIQDKDVRKKILALVRSVENFTP
- a CDS encoding TfuA-like protein; its protein translation is MKVVFVGPSLPDASDHIPDDIISRAPAMQGDIMQAVSEGAKLIGLIDGQFEFVAPVWHKEILFALSKGVTVLGSASMGALRAAECATFGMTGIGKIYEEYASGLRWDDADVALLYGPPELNYPPISLPMVNVDATLKKATDLALISKDQQTAISLAAREVFFKDRTWKKIAEVAKLERSIMDEIVKYAYVDQKRADALTLLKAMQTERKYPQNEAGWTFNATPIWRAMYS
- a CDS encoding tetratricopeptide repeat protein, whose protein sequence is MKYYLTVFGDCHLAQSDHNMLRIPAQAAVMLAYLYGCERPVSRQELAKLLWPQVTQSAALTNLRSMMRRFAAQMPTKTINFLTIDDRYLQITRGKLDCDLDLLDQPGSMQRLSDLNEALHKGFLPSLGTGGSDLDKWVRTYQAGLFDILRNDFLKICGSEGFWENRQQLKHVAAFLLDQDPRDEEVRNHLAKLTRPSASPASTTNKIHSFIELPKRPVPAAANGQSSPDTSTQTNPEPDNAQTPPPRIALLPPGGLGEEAQQSNIATALIEDITISLCGEREISVVAPYTSQKIATSDDKAGLLEKHKVAFALDTRKTNDELFAQLVFMPSDETIWAHRFQLDAGNSADQRSLIQDAIQASIAKQITMHSPYLNEFNSNPDAYYSYLHGLQNLSGMTLPALRRARKHFKDALKYQPRFAPALAGIARTLSMEWVVTARGDNNLLEEAERLARLAIEQDQASAGAFKELGVSQLYMGKIDDSLGSLHQAENLSPHYADVLCSYADSLTHGGTPALAIEKINSAISFNPLAPDTYHWTAAGASYFIGEYQQALDHIKKMKDSSSAFRLAAACWGMLGQTTKARSCRQRVLKDNPDFDLESWLAMIPIKEKWQIEHYREGLLKAGF
- a CDS encoding YcaO-like family protein produces the protein MTSLEPSRFRICTPGETFSRVSPYFSRLGITRVAAQTGLDRVGIPVWCAYTPNAKAIVIAQGKGMDDDSARTSATMEAVERVIATQPDCELHTSSYATLQETGKVAHKMTILLSSGGQPIADDEQIDWTRARRLIDHSDIWVPYDAVCFDRTRPNPRFWLSTDGLASGNTLNEAIMHGLLERVERDALALWAIDMPQRRFQNRIQLTSLADDTIQTMLRRIDQAGLEIALFNITSDLGVPCISALMRPKEATNRKPRHVDVTLGAGCSPFPLVAAARAISEAVQSRMTFIAGARDDLMPETFSRPVDPSLLRAFTGPEAVCIKQLDELPGKTTELALDALLKRLQTHGISELFAVDLTPDWLPVSVAKVMAPQLESPDGDRRQRVGQRALLRRLQ
- a CDS encoding LysR family transcriptional regulator — encoded protein: MAQLKIEQIKAFLAVVRAGGINRAAHMLNLTQPAVTSRIKSLEDTLAVQLFERTGSGVRLTKQGDLLVGYAEQFQQLSELVEENVMNTEGVEGHLRLGISETIAQSWLPEFVTEFHHTFPKVKIEISVDISAVLRDGLLQREIDLAILLGPISEYTVENVELPEVDLAWYRAMPAPDGSDMPVDFATTPVISYAKNTRPFRELKAELFKRVGPQVSLFPSSSLSACFRLVEVGLGVAALPRSIGQRYVTDERIREFDPGWCPEPLKFSASFLGEPKSHLLEIAAKLALDISQDHI